The Methyloferula stellata AR4 genome includes a window with the following:
- a CDS encoding DUF3309 family protein, with protein sequence MSLWTIILIILVIALLGGFSGLGGGPFYGTGYYGGGGLGLVIIILVILLLLGKI encoded by the coding sequence ATGTCACTTTGGACCATCATTCTCATCATCTTGGTGATCGCGCTATTGGGCGGCTTTAGCGGACTAGGCGGCGGCCCATTCTACGGTACCGGCTACTATGGCGGCGGCGGTCTCGGCCTTGTGATCATTATTCTGGTGATTTTGCTTTTGCTGGGCAAGATCTGA
- a CDS encoding CsbD family protein: MDKDRIAGAAKQAKGAIKETVGKAVGDAKLESQGKADKVEGKIQNAIGGLKDTLKGK, translated from the coding sequence ATGGACAAAGATCGTATCGCCGGCGCGGCCAAACAAGCCAAGGGCGCCATTAAGGAGACCGTCGGCAAGGCCGTTGGTGACGCAAAATTGGAGTCGCAGGGCAAGGCCGACAAGGTCGAGGGCAAGATCCAGAACGCCATCGGCGGACTCAAAGACACGCTCAAAGGGAAATAG
- a CDS encoding Spy/CpxP family protein refolding chaperone, translated as MKKVLLTAAVAALISGTGVTGSAFAQSRADRAALTANQIVAESDAHTARVKADLRLTPDQEKNWPGFESAVHDIDKTRADRQVAFQAEREQREDGSDVIQYLNDSAKFLGEHSANVKKLADAAQPLYASLDEQQKKKFANELIGLSREREIDE; from the coding sequence ATGAAGAAAGTACTTCTGACCGCAGCAGTCGCAGCCCTCATCTCTGGTACCGGAGTAACAGGTTCAGCCTTTGCGCAGAGCCGCGCAGACCGAGCCGCACTCACCGCCAACCAAATTGTTGCTGAATCGGACGCGCACACGGCACGCGTCAAGGCAGATCTACGTCTCACGCCGGATCAAGAGAAGAACTGGCCCGGTTTCGAAAGCGCTGTGCACGACATCGACAAGACCCGCGCTGATCGTCAGGTCGCCTTTCAAGCCGAACGCGAACAGCGGGAGGACGGAAGCGACGTCATCCAATATTTGAACGACAGTGCGAAGTTTCTCGGTGAGCACTCCGCCAATGTAAAGAAGCTCGCCGATGCCGCCCAACCGCTCTATGCGAGCCTAGACGAACAGCAGAAGAAGAAGTTTGCAAACGAGCTGATCGGTCTCAGCCGAGAGCGTGAGATTGATGAGTGA
- a CDS encoding Crp/Fnr family transcriptional regulator — protein MVRCPIEVLQAEFKSSEHVRDLFVSYSETLLSQVQQTVACNALHSTEERMCRWLLMMHDRAEGEALPYTHDFLAHILGANRKSVTVAAQALQRAGLISYRRGTIQVLDRIGLEKASCECYAIVKERFDAFLTPPSTAVQGNTKGRGKTSDT, from the coding sequence ATGGTTCGATGTCCGATCGAAGTTTTGCAAGCGGAATTCAAGAGCAGCGAACACGTGCGCGATCTCTTCGTCAGCTATTCCGAGACGCTACTCTCGCAAGTGCAGCAGACTGTGGCCTGCAATGCCCTGCATTCGACTGAGGAGAGAATGTGCCGATGGCTCTTGATGATGCATGATCGGGCCGAAGGCGAAGCCCTGCCTTACACGCACGACTTTCTAGCGCACATCCTAGGTGCCAATCGCAAATCGGTAACGGTTGCAGCGCAAGCTCTGCAAAGGGCCGGCCTTATCAGTTATCGGCGGGGAACGATTCAAGTTCTCGATCGCATCGGCCTCGAAAAGGCATCATGCGAATGCTACGCGATCGTGAAGGAGCGATTTGACGCCTTCCTTACGCCGCCCTCGACCGCGGTTCAGGGCAACACAAAAGGCCGGGGCAAGACGAGCGACACATAG
- a CDS encoding Crp/Fnr family transcriptional regulator, translating to MAEEPASFFDLHRLLNLSGTIGDVRLLKNQALFAQGDPADAVYYILEGKIKVTVVSKHRKQAVIAILEAGSFCGEGCLATEFRTTSAVAMTACVVVRMEKNAVMGALHEDQEFSNQFATYLLTRNARLEQDLVDHLVNPSEKRLARLLLILGKFGKGGNRDAVLPEISQEMLAEMIGTTRSRVSHFMNKFRQKGFIDYNSHIQVHKSLLNALLHGDIGKPEDD from the coding sequence ATGGCTGAGGAACCAGCATCGTTCTTTGACTTGCATCGTCTGTTGAACTTGAGCGGTACGATAGGCGATGTCAGGTTGCTGAAGAACCAAGCTCTCTTCGCGCAGGGTGATCCTGCGGATGCGGTATATTATATCCTGGAAGGCAAGATCAAAGTTACCGTCGTTTCCAAACATCGGAAGCAGGCCGTGATCGCGATTCTTGAGGCCGGCAGTTTCTGCGGCGAGGGATGCCTCGCCACGGAGTTCCGCACGACGTCCGCTGTGGCGATGACCGCCTGCGTCGTGGTCCGGATGGAAAAAAATGCTGTCATGGGCGCCTTACATGAAGACCAGGAATTTTCGAACCAGTTCGCCACCTATTTGCTGACGCGCAACGCTCGTCTGGAGCAGGATCTTGTCGATCACCTTGTCAACCCGAGTGAAAAGCGCCTAGCGCGACTTCTTCTCATCCTCGGGAAGTTCGGCAAAGGCGGAAATCGGGACGCGGTTCTACCGGAGATAAGTCAGGAAATGCTGGCTGAGATGATCGGAACCACGCGGTCTCGCGTCAGCCATTTCATGAACAAATTTCGTCAGAAGGGCTTCATTGATTATAACAGCCATATCCAAGTTCATAAGTCATTGTTGAATGCGCTTCTGCACGGCGACATAGGAAAGCCAGAGGATGACTAA
- a CDS encoding transglutaminase family protein: protein MISLRLHHKTTYRYLTPVSLGPHRLMLRPRESHELRLISNDVVVTPAATMTWARDVFGNVVATASFAAMADTLVIESVTDLELNTIAWPIFDIAAAAIFYPFRYSDDDWIDLGALTIQQYTDPEGRLRAWAYAFVRGNPTDTLSLLKDINANIASWISYQSREDEGTQTPLQTLERRWGSCRDFAVLFVEAIRSLGFGARVVSGYLYNPDQEMEGSRDTGSTHAWAEVYVPGAGWITFDPTNRHVGGFNLIPVAVARDIRLAVPVAGSFAGTNDAFLGMEVEVHIASLPSKA from the coding sequence TTGATCTCCCTCCGACTCCATCACAAAACGACCTACCGCTATCTGACGCCAGTCAGTCTCGGTCCACACCGTTTGATGCTCCGTCCACGTGAGAGCCACGAGCTTCGCCTCATTTCAAACGATGTGGTGGTGACGCCTGCCGCGACGATGACTTGGGCGCGGGATGTCTTCGGCAATGTCGTAGCGACGGCGAGTTTTGCGGCCATGGCTGACACGCTGGTGATCGAAAGCGTCACAGATCTCGAGCTCAATACGATCGCTTGGCCGATCTTTGACATTGCCGCCGCGGCTATCTTTTACCCCTTCCGCTATTCCGACGATGATTGGATCGATCTCGGAGCTCTGACGATCCAGCAATATACCGATCCTGAAGGGCGATTGCGGGCATGGGCATACGCTTTCGTCCGCGGCAACCCGACCGACACGCTTTCGCTCCTGAAAGATATCAACGCCAATATTGCGTCGTGGATTTCATATCAGAGCCGTGAGGACGAAGGTACGCAAACGCCTTTGCAGACCTTGGAGCGGAGATGGGGGTCGTGCCGGGACTTTGCGGTTCTCTTCGTCGAAGCGATACGAAGTCTCGGCTTCGGCGCGAGAGTCGTCTCTGGGTATCTTTACAATCCAGATCAGGAGATGGAAGGTTCGCGCGATACAGGCTCGACTCATGCCTGGGCGGAAGTCTATGTGCCGGGTGCGGGCTGGATCACATTCGATCCGACGAACCGTCATGTTGGCGGCTTCAATCTGATTCCTGTCGCCGTCGCACGCGACATTCGTCTGGCCGTACCAGTCGCCGGCAGTTTCGCGGGAACGAACGATGCGTTCCTCGGAATGGAAGTTGAGGTCCACATCGCGTCCCTGCCGTCCAAAGCTTAA
- a CDS encoding efflux RND transporter permease subunit — protein sequence MVIGIAIIGGATLPVVRVELNPTALFKYGVGLEDVRAALASANANSPKGAVEDGGFHYQIYANDQAAHAADYRPLVVGSRNGNAIHVSDLGEIVDSAEDLRNAGFANGQVAVLVILIRQPGANIIETNERSKLPCPICALRCRAA from the coding sequence ATGGTCATTGGGATTGCGATCATCGGCGGCGCCACTCTTCCAGTGGTCCGCGTCGAACTCAACCCAACCGCTTTGTTCAAATATGGCGTCGGTCTTGAAGATGTACGCGCGGCTTTGGCGTCTGCGAATGCGAACAGTCCGAAAGGCGCCGTCGAAGACGGCGGCTTCCATTATCAGATCTACGCCAATGACCAAGCCGCTCATGCCGCCGATTATCGGCCTCTCGTGGTCGGCTCTCGCAACGGCAATGCAATCCATGTGTCGGACCTCGGCGAGATTGTCGACTCGGCCGAGGATCTTCGAAACGCGGGATTTGCAAATGGCCAAGTGGCGGTTTTGGTGATCCTCATCCGGCAGCCTGGCGCGAACATCATCGAGACCAACGAAAGGTCAAAGCTGCCCTGCCCTATTTGCGCGCTTCGATGCCGAGCGGCATAA
- a CDS encoding ATP-binding cassette domain-containing protein, whose amino-acid sequence MDAIAPKGFIEVENFHLTYPSRDGEVAAVDDVSLHVRPGEFVSIIGPSGCGKSTLLNSVAGFLKPTQGSVMVDGEPVEGPSADRGMVFQQYSLFPWKTVRGNVEFGLAMKGKGRYARQTAARTLLGLAGLLPFENHYPDRLSGGMKQRVGIVRALATSPKVLLLDEPFGALDAQTRLIMQQILTNMWQHLKISVLFITHDIDEAIFLSDRVYCMTARPGTIKAEIIVPLERPRQPDMMLSAEFLALRKELMSLIREESLKAMGGEISTEALQGLSIDLHGQSLANIL is encoded by the coding sequence ATGGACGCAATCGCACCCAAGGGTTTCATCGAGGTCGAGAATTTTCATCTGACCTATCCGTCGCGCGACGGCGAAGTCGCGGCCGTCGACGATGTCTCACTACATGTCCGTCCCGGCGAATTCGTCTCCATTATCGGGCCGTCGGGTTGCGGCAAATCCACCTTGCTCAATTCCGTTGCCGGCTTTCTCAAGCCCACGCAAGGCAGCGTCATGGTCGATGGCGAACCAGTCGAAGGGCCCTCCGCCGATCGCGGCATGGTCTTCCAGCAATATTCGCTATTTCCCTGGAAGACCGTGCGCGGCAATGTGGAGTTCGGCCTCGCGATGAAGGGCAAAGGCCGGTACGCAAGGCAAACGGCCGCCCGCACTTTGCTTGGTCTCGCGGGTCTGCTGCCCTTTGAAAACCATTATCCCGACCGGCTTTCCGGCGGCATGAAGCAGCGCGTCGGAATCGTCCGGGCGCTGGCCACGAGCCCCAAGGTTTTGCTGCTCGACGAGCCCTTCGGCGCGCTCGATGCGCAGACGCGGCTCATCATGCAGCAGATCCTCACCAATATGTGGCAGCATTTGAAAATCTCAGTTCTCTTTATCACGCATGATATTGACGAAGCGATTTTTCTCTCCGACCGCGTCTATTGCATGACGGCGCGTCCGGGCACGATCAAGGCTGAGATCATCGTCCCGCTCGAGCGGCCGCGGCAGCCCGATATGATGCTGTCGGCGGAATTTCTCGCGCTCCGCAAAGAGCTGATGTCGCTTATCCGCGAAGAAAGCCTCAAGGCCATGGGCGGGGAGATCAGCACGGAGGCCCTGCAAGGTCTGAGTATCGACTTGCATGGCCAAAGTCTCGCGAACATTCTTTAA
- a CDS encoding ABC transporter permease: MASLKSDVAVNGLRLDSAETTTPASMAAPAKDSSRAKPRRIFTFRGKDFQGVVLGAFSLLAFLMAWHFLTAYRVNFYVRFVNVPSPELVFESAARALHDPKFFSDVVLSCRRILFGFVAAAVMAIPLGLLMGRFKVLRDIVFPVTEVLRPIPAIAWVPMAIMLWPTNEESIVFITFIGSFFPILINTLHGMSLVDPVLVRAAQCLGARESAIFREVYFPAALPHIFTGLTVGMGVAWVSLIAAEMISGQFGIGYFTWEAYSLVQYADIALGMICIGVLGLASSAAIRGLGRLVMPWNH; the protein is encoded by the coding sequence ATGGCGTCTCTTAAATCCGACGTCGCCGTCAACGGGCTGCGTCTCGATTCTGCTGAAACAACGACGCCCGCGTCAATGGCGGCGCCGGCAAAAGACTCGTCTCGGGCGAAGCCGCGCCGCATCTTCACGTTCCGCGGCAAGGATTTCCAAGGGGTCGTCCTCGGCGCCTTTTCACTCCTCGCTTTTCTTATGGCCTGGCATTTCTTGACGGCATACCGCGTCAATTTTTATGTCCGCTTCGTCAATGTTCCTTCGCCCGAACTCGTCTTCGAAAGCGCAGCGCGGGCGCTTCACGATCCAAAATTTTTTTCGGATGTGGTCCTAAGTTGCCGCCGAATCCTATTCGGCTTCGTAGCCGCCGCTGTGATGGCGATCCCGCTCGGTCTGTTGATGGGACGGTTCAAAGTTCTGCGCGATATCGTGTTTCCGGTCACGGAAGTGCTGCGGCCCATTCCGGCGATTGCCTGGGTTCCGATGGCGATCATGCTCTGGCCGACCAATGAAGAGAGCATCGTCTTCATCACCTTCATCGGCTCGTTCTTTCCGATTCTCATCAACACTTTGCATGGGATGAGCCTGGTCGATCCCGTGCTGGTGCGCGCGGCGCAATGCCTCGGCGCCCGCGAGAGCGCGATTTTCCGCGAGGTCTATTTCCCCGCCGCCCTGCCGCATATTTTCACCGGCCTCACAGTCGGAATGGGCGTTGCCTGGGTGTCGCTCATCGCAGCCGAAATGATCTCCGGTCAGTTCGGCATCGGCTATTTCACCTGGGAGGCCTATTCGCTGGTCCAATATGCGGATATCGCGCTCGGCATGATCTGCATCGGCGTGCTCGGCCTTGCCTCAAGCGCAGCGATCCGCGGCCTCGGCCGCCTCGTCATGCCCTGGAATCACTAA
- a CDS encoding ABC transporter substrate-binding protein has protein sequence MMMRSFLGAATLALGFGLAGPAAAETVTIGIGTQDTTTNTATTGVIIRQLHLLEKYLPKDGKYADIKFAFDWQNFTSGPPVTNAMMADKAQIGTMGDYPLIVNGFTFLSNPESKSKLIAVAAYNLSGSGNGIVVHKDSPYFEFADLKGKVVSVPFGSAAHGMVLKALQDRGLSPDFFQLVSQSPEVGSTNLQERKIDAHADFVPFAELLPFRGFARKIFDGVETNLPTWHGVVVRSDFAQKYPEAVVAYLKAVVAANEWVRADPAAAAAKIEEWTGTNKEVVYIFLGPGGNMTTDPTIKPVLLKAAEEDVKVLQKLGKMKEFDVQKWADDSFIRKAYAELGKDYDKELASTANYEVKGTDDFCHKPITEPRKAGEIWVADEGIHPFSSTACTLGAYKDLTTKGKKINVAYVFDTARGIKLFADQAFYAVTDKDGKFEIAPFLLKTEAEAYAKKTDGKVVSLTDALKLEIKTAANGN, from the coding sequence ATGATGATGCGAAGCTTTCTTGGCGCTGCGACCTTGGCCCTCGGATTTGGTTTGGCCGGACCAGCCGCCGCTGAGACAGTGACGATCGGCATCGGGACGCAGGACACGACGACCAATACGGCAACGACGGGCGTCATCATCCGTCAGCTTCATCTCCTGGAAAAGTACCTGCCCAAGGACGGTAAATATGCCGATATTAAATTCGCCTTCGATTGGCAGAACTTCACCTCAGGTCCGCCCGTCACCAATGCCATGATGGCTGACAAGGCGCAGATCGGCACCATGGGCGATTATCCGCTGATCGTGAACGGCTTTACCTTCTTGAGCAATCCGGAAAGCAAGAGCAAGCTCATCGCGGTCGCCGCCTATAATCTGTCGGGCTCAGGCAATGGCATCGTTGTCCATAAGGACTCGCCTTATTTCGAATTCGCCGATCTCAAAGGCAAGGTCGTCAGCGTGCCCTTCGGCTCTGCCGCGCATGGCATGGTGCTGAAAGCGCTGCAGGACCGTGGTCTGTCGCCGGATTTCTTTCAATTGGTCAGTCAGAGCCCGGAAGTGGGTTCGACCAATCTTCAAGAAAGGAAGATCGACGCGCACGCCGATTTCGTGCCCTTCGCCGAGCTTCTGCCGTTTCGTGGTTTCGCCCGCAAGATCTTCGATGGCGTCGAGACCAATCTGCCAACTTGGCACGGCGTCGTCGTCCGCTCCGATTTCGCGCAAAAATATCCCGAAGCGGTTGTTGCCTATCTGAAAGCCGTGGTTGCTGCCAATGAGTGGGTGCGCGCCGATCCGGCCGCCGCCGCCGCGAAGATCGAAGAATGGACAGGAACCAATAAAGAAGTCGTTTATATTTTCCTCGGACCCGGCGGCAATATGACGACTGATCCGACGATCAAACCCGTCCTTCTCAAAGCCGCGGAAGAAGACGTGAAAGTCTTGCAGAAACTCGGCAAGATGAAAGAGTTCGACGTTCAGAAATGGGCCGACGACAGTTTCATCCGCAAGGCCTATGCGGAACTCGGCAAAGATTACGACAAGGAGCTCGCGAGCACTGCGAATTACGAGGTGAAGGGCACGGATGACTTCTGCCACAAGCCCATCACCGAGCCGCGCAAGGCTGGTGAGATCTGGGTCGCGGACGAAGGCATCCATCCGTTCAGCAGCACGGCTTGCACGCTCGGCGCCTATAAGGATCTGACGACCAAGGGCAAGAAGATCAATGTCGCCTATGTCTTCGACACTGCGCGCGGCATTAAATTATTCGCCGACCAAGCCTTCTACGCCGTCACCGACAAAGACGGCAAGTTCGAGATCGCGCCCTTTCTGCTCAAGACCGAGGCTGAGGCTTATGCTAAGAAGACCGACGGCAAAGTCGTCAGCCTCACCGATGCCCTCAAGCTTGAAATCAAGACCGCGGCAAATGGAAATTGA
- a CDS encoding Crp/Fnr family transcriptional regulator, translating to MESFVASAELRTKLNVKQPVQPASTQALLLTENPTLLGGPVPLLQNLSERERDMVLSHGQKRVLNRGQTLFNQGALHDGIFLITSGRIRVFYMAPSGREITLAYWLPGNFVGGPEIFGGGLHQWSGIATCASSVVHLPGKSMRLLVQKIPNLGIGLIEGLTFKGKCYSALAQMLGTRSVTERLAHLLLHLVELYGVKDRDGALISAGFTHADLAHMVGATRQWVTISLKRLQDQGVILCRKSNIVVCRTDRLAEMRGGE from the coding sequence ATGGAAAGCTTTGTGGCCTCGGCCGAGCTGCGAACCAAACTTAATGTGAAGCAACCGGTGCAACCGGCATCTACGCAAGCGCTGCTGCTGACCGAAAATCCCACGCTCCTCGGCGGCCCCGTTCCTCTACTTCAAAATCTGTCGGAGCGCGAACGCGACATGGTGTTGAGCCATGGGCAGAAGCGTGTGCTGAACCGTGGCCAAACATTGTTCAATCAAGGCGCCTTGCATGACGGGATCTTTTTGATCACGAGCGGGCGCATCCGGGTGTTTTACATGGCGCCCTCCGGCCGCGAGATCACGCTGGCCTATTGGCTCCCCGGCAATTTCGTCGGCGGTCCCGAAATTTTTGGCGGCGGCCTGCATCAATGGTCGGGCATCGCAACTTGCGCCTCGAGCGTCGTCCATCTACCCGGCAAAAGTATGCGCCTATTGGTGCAGAAGATTCCCAATCTCGGCATTGGCCTGATCGAAGGCCTGACCTTCAAAGGCAAATGCTATTCGGCGCTGGCGCAAATGCTCGGCACACGCTCGGTGACGGAGCGTTTAGCACATCTGCTTTTACATCTGGTCGAGCTCTACGGCGTCAAGGATCGCGACGGCGCTCTGATCAGTGCGGGATTCACCCATGCGGACCTCGCCCATATGGTCGGAGCGACGCGGCAATGGGTGACGATCAGCCTCAAGCGTTTGCAAGACCAGGGCGTCATCCTCTGCCGGAAATCGAACATCGTCGTCTGCCGCACCGACCGGTTAGCCGAAATGCGCGGCGGCGAGTGA
- a CDS encoding HEAT repeat domain-containing protein, producing MPVFEAFEPELDEIAAKCTSEDAGVRRVGMLELADIVEEGAVPLLLQGLRDGDIMVREAAAKALDAHDGIEVIEALVEALEDPGAGVRMAAAEALAEKKLPAAVPLLVARCSHQDAFVRAASLHALRELVDPRALPAALQALGDSAPDVRREAIGVLGYLKAEEALPALVAAAKDPDFSVRRAVMSALVFSQAGGHGAKALLGGLGDENWQVREAAAASIGKIAFAEAVDALIAAMNDETWQVRIKAANALGRTHAARAVPALGAALTHEVSNLRKEAAAALGEIADRKALTYLEAASDEPDPDVRKLIRWAISRCQAA from the coding sequence ATGCCTGTCTTTGAAGCTTTCGAGCCGGAACTCGACGAGATCGCCGCGAAATGCACGAGCGAAGACGCGGGTGTGCGTCGCGTCGGCATGCTTGAACTGGCGGATATTGTCGAAGAGGGTGCCGTGCCTTTGCTGCTGCAAGGCCTGCGCGATGGCGACATAATGGTGCGCGAAGCCGCCGCCAAGGCGCTCGACGCACATGATGGTATCGAGGTCATAGAAGCACTGGTCGAAGCACTCGAAGACCCCGGTGCCGGCGTTCGGATGGCCGCCGCCGAAGCGCTTGCCGAGAAGAAGCTGCCAGCGGCCGTTCCTTTACTGGTTGCACGTTGCAGCCATCAGGATGCTTTCGTGCGCGCTGCGTCCTTGCATGCCCTCCGTGAATTGGTTGATCCGCGCGCCCTACCGGCGGCGCTTCAGGCGCTCGGAGATTCCGCGCCGGACGTGCGGCGCGAAGCGATCGGCGTGCTCGGCTATCTCAAGGCCGAAGAGGCTTTGCCCGCGCTTGTCGCAGCCGCGAAGGATCCGGATTTTTCCGTGCGGCGCGCAGTGATGTCGGCGCTGGTTTTCTCACAAGCCGGCGGACATGGCGCGAAGGCGCTCCTTGGCGGGCTTGGTGATGAAAATTGGCAAGTGCGCGAGGCCGCCGCCGCGTCGATCGGGAAGATCGCTTTTGCTGAAGCGGTCGACGCATTGATTGCCGCAATGAATGATGAAACTTGGCAGGTGCGCATCAAGGCCGCCAATGCACTTGGCCGTACGCATGCCGCGCGCGCCGTGCCGGCTCTCGGCGCGGCGCTCACGCATGAGGTGAGCAATCTCCGCAAGGAGGCCGCGGCGGCGCTCGGCGAGATCGCCGACCGCAAAGCGCTCACCTATCTTGAAGCGGCAAGCGACGAACCGGATCCGGACGTGCGCAAATTGATCCGCTGGGCAATTTCCCGCTGCCAAGCTGCGTGA
- a CDS encoding 4Fe-4S dicluster domain-containing protein, whose translation MPLANHATSVPVIVDEEKCIADKGCRTCIEVCPLDVLAINEGSGKAYMKYDECWYCMPCEVDCPTGAVKVNIPYLLR comes from the coding sequence ATGCCCTTAGCCAATCATGCGACGAGCGTGCCCGTCATCGTCGACGAGGAGAAATGCATCGCCGACAAAGGCTGCCGGACCTGCATCGAGGTCTGTCCGCTCGATGTGCTCGCGATCAACGAAGGAAGCGGCAAGGCCTATATGAAATATGACGAATGCTGGTACTGCATGCCTTGCGAGGTAGATTGTCCGACCGGCGCCGTCAAAGTCAACATCCCCTATCTTTTGCGGTGA
- a CDS encoding fumarate reductase/succinate dehydrogenase flavoprotein subunit, whose translation MNASDIKSETIETDLLVIGGGTGGPMAAIKAKERNPNLRVILMEKANVKRSGAISMGMDGLNNAVIPGYATPEQYVKEITVANDGIVNQKAVMAYAQGSYPMIRELDKMGVKFEKDGSGEFDVRKVHHMGSYVLPMPEGHNVKKILYRQLKRNQVAITNRYMATRLLKGADGRIAGAIGVNTRTGEFLIIRAKAVILACGAAGRLGLPASGYLFGTYENATNCGDGYAMAFHAGAELANLECFQINPLIKDYNGPACAYVTGPFGGYTANNKGQRFIECDYWSGQMMLEFWRELQSGSGPVFLKLNHLAEETITEIETILHSNERPSRGRFHERRGTDYRHRMIEMHISEIGFCSGHSASGVWINERAETTVPGLYAVGDMASVPHNYMLGAFVYGGIAGAEAAAYCAEHDLPAFDAEDVAREQTRVLAPTLRSDGLTPFEMEYKARRLVNDYIQPPKITTKIEIAQQRLGEVRADLGQLVARDPHELMRALELQSILDCADLAAAASLYRTESRWGLYHLRVDYPETDNENWFCHSMHFKDQHGRIAHRKREVEPYIVPVDESEMSAYHQLRIKTPAAAE comes from the coding sequence ATGAACGCAAGCGACATCAAGAGCGAGACGATCGAGACGGATCTCCTCGTCATCGGCGGCGGAACCGGCGGCCCGATGGCCGCGATCAAGGCCAAGGAGCGCAATCCAAACCTGCGCGTCATCCTAATGGAAAAAGCCAATGTGAAGCGCAGCGGCGCCATTTCCATGGGCATGGACGGGCTGAACAATGCCGTCATTCCCGGCTACGCGACGCCTGAGCAATATGTGAAAGAAATCACCGTCGCCAATGACGGCATCGTGAATCAAAAAGCGGTCATGGCTTATGCGCAGGGCAGCTATCCGATGATCCGCGAACTCGACAAAATGGGAGTCAAGTTCGAGAAGGACGGTTCCGGCGAATTCGATGTACGCAAAGTTCATCACATGGGAAGCTATGTACTGCCCATGCCGGAAGGCCATAACGTCAAAAAAATCCTCTACCGGCAATTGAAGCGCAACCAGGTCGCGATCACCAACCGCTATATGGCGACACGGCTTCTGAAAGGTGCCGACGGCCGCATCGCGGGTGCGATCGGCGTCAATACGCGCACCGGCGAATTTCTCATCATCCGCGCCAAAGCCGTGATCCTGGCGTGCGGTGCGGCCGGACGCCTGGGCCTTCCGGCGTCCGGCTATCTCTTCGGCACCTACGAAAACGCAACCAACTGCGGCGACGGCTATGCCATGGCCTTTCATGCCGGCGCCGAACTCGCCAATCTCGAATGCTTTCAGATCAACCCGCTGATTAAGGATTATAATGGCCCGGCCTGCGCCTACGTGACGGGACCTTTCGGCGGCTATACGGCGAACAACAAGGGCCAGCGCTTCATCGAGTGCGATTATTGGAGCGGCCAGATGATGCTCGAATTCTGGCGCGAATTGCAAAGCGGCTCCGGACCCGTCTTCCTGAAACTCAATCATCTTGCCGAGGAGACGATCACCGAGATCGAAACGATCCTCCACAGCAACGAGCGGCCATCGCGCGGCCGGTTCCACGAGCGGCGCGGCACGGATTACCGCCATCGCATGATCGAAATGCATATTTCGGAGATCGGCTTTTGTTCGGGCCATAGCGCCTCGGGCGTCTGGATCAACGAACGAGCCGAGACGACCGTGCCCGGCCTCTACGCCGTCGGCGACATGGCGAGCGTGCCGCATAATTATATGCTCGGCGCTTTCGTCTATGGCGGCATCGCAGGGGCCGAGGCGGCGGCCTATTGCGCCGAACATGACTTGCCGGCGTTCGATGCCGAAGATGTCGCCCGCGAACAGACACGCGTACTGGCGCCGACCCTGCGAAGCGACGGCCTCACGCCGTTTGAAATGGAATATAAGGCCCGCCGCCTCGTCAATGACTACATCCAGCCGCCGAAAATCACCACCAAGATCGAGATCGCGCAGCAGCGGCTCGGCGAAGTCCGCGCCGATCTCGGTCAGCTTGTCGCCCGCGATCCGCATGAACTGATGCGGGCGCTCGAATTGCAATCGATCCTCGATTGTGCCGATCTCGCCGCCGCCGCTTCGCTCTATCGCACCGAAAGCCGCTGGGGCCTTTATCATCTCAGGGTCGACTATCCCGAAACCGACAATGAGAACTGGTTCTGCCACAGCATGCATTTCAAGGATCAGCATGGGCGGATCGCGCACCGAAAGCGTGAGGTCGAGCCCTATATCGTGCCGGTCGACGAAAGCGAAATGTCGGCCTATCATCAATTGCGCATCAAAACGCCAGCGGCTGCCGAATAG